The region TGCCGCAAAAAACCTTGCCTGCTAATTTCCAAACAGCCGTTAGCAAAGAGGGTGCGACAAATTTCCTAACAAAACGTATTAAGACGATTCAATTTGAAGCCCAAGACAGCACGAACTGCGATATCGGAACTGTTGCCTTTGTTTTTAACCGTGAACCGATCATGCACATCTGCCCTCAAGCAAAAAAACTGAAGGCGATGGATTTTTCTGCATTCCTAGAACACGAAGCACGCCATACAGAGGGACACCCTCATGTTAATTGCACCCAAGGTGTCTTAAAAAGCTATGACGGGGCTGCATGTGACGATACCTACAAGCAACAAGGATCCTATGGAATTGGTTTAGGATTTGTACTTCAAGTTTATTTTTCCACTGAAAATGAAGCGGTCAAGCAACAAGCCCGCTCTGCCGCTATTCAAGATGTGCTTAATCGTTTCAACCAGTTACCATTAGATATGGTTAAGGGCGGAGTTTTCGTTGACGAAGAAGACTCGGTTTCTTTCTATGATGGTGCTCACGAGACTAAATTCGGTTCCATGGCTGACGAGATTGCGACCATTTCATTTGTTTCGAACATTCCGTATATTTTCTTTAAAAACGGCAAAGTCACATCTTACGATTTTACCCGTAACTGGAATTACCGCGAGGGAGCACTTGTTGATAACTACAACAAGCTTTCCCAGCAGGAACGAAACGAGCTTTTGGATGTGTTATCGACGAGTGATGATTATTGTTTCCTGACTCCATCCCGCGTTCAATGCTTGTTAGAAACAAATAATTTCGCTGAATTTTCATTCTCGGCCTTAAAGCCACTGAATTTTGTGAACGTGAATCAGTCCTACGTCAGCGGTATTATTGTCTTAGCAAATGATGGCAAATCTTATAAATTGCCCAAGTCTGCAGATTTCGCATCTGCTAGCGAATCAAATCTTCAGATCGACAAGACATCGTATGCTTATCCAGAAGTCACATCCTATGCGGAAATGGCCAACGGCCGAGTTTTAGGTATTTCGCAAAAAGGCTTTATGATGGAAAAAGTTAAAGGCTCGTCAAAATGGATTCGCGCAAAAGAATTCGGCGACTATAAATTCAAAAAAATACTTCCTTACAAGTGGTCAAAACGTCTTGAAAGTCTTTAAAAAAAAAGCGGACCACCAAGTCCGCTTTTTTTTAGTTTTACCGGTCATCGGCAGTACTGCCCGTGATTTTCGCCGAGGTTCATAAGTATTGGTTCAGCGTCTTTTCTTTTGATGGCGATCCAGGGTGGATCTGTGACGACGATTTGATAATCTGTTTCCGTCACATAAGGTAAAGATTCTTTTGAAAGTTCGTTGCGTAAGCCCGTGCAAAGGTCTTCGGCTCTGAAAAACGCGTAGTTCCTCATGTGATATTCTTTCAAGAAGGCTTTTGCTGAAATGCCTGTGGGAAATTTTCCTTGGCAGTCGCTGCAGTTATTTAAAAAACTCTCGACCTGATTGGCGATGACAACAATCTGACGTTTTTTAGCTTCCTTCATCGAGTCGCCCACGACCAAAACATAAACGACGAACACGACCATTAAGATTCCAAAAAACACTGATATATACTTTAGAACCTTCATGCCCGCCCTCTTCAGCACTACTATAAACTTTGCGCCATTTATCGGACAAGCCCCAATACATGATGCGTCAAACGCCCTGAGTCTTAACTATTATGAATTATCATTGCCACCAGGACAGTAATGGGACAAACACTTGGGCAAGATAAACCGCATATAAGCGATTAATATGGAATCGCGTTTCTACCGGGCACCGTAAAAGCCTGTCTATGGAGGTCCCATGAAAGCAATGCTTTCTTTCGTTCTTGTTGTCTGTTCGTTGTTCATCACGGTGTCGGGCCAAGCTGCTCTTCAATCTGAGGGCATCCCTTATTACGGCGAACAATTTTATCGCGATCTTTCTTCCGGTGTTTCTAACGACGAATTGAAAGACAAACTTCAACACATCCTTTTGGCTAAGCACAAAGTGGTTCAAGGCTCTTACGACGAAGTTTCTGATAACTGCTCTGGCCAAGGTTGCTATGAACACGTTGTCCTTGGTTACGATGGCGCTCGTACTTGGATGATGGGCACGTACTACATCACTAAAGTTGATGGTCAGTATGCGATTCCTGATATGTATTGTGCAAAATACCGTACAGCTTCTGAATTCAGCGGCAACGGTGCACCAGCTCCAGGCAGATATCCAGATGGCAACATCTTGAACACAGAGCACACATGGCCACAAAGCCGCTTCTCTAACGAATTCAACAAGAACATGCAAAAATCTGATTTGCACCACTTGTACCCGACTGATAACGAAATGAACTCCACTCGTGGTAACTACGAGTTCGGTGAAGTTGTTCAAGACGCAAAAAAATTGAAATGCCCAGTTTCTCGCTTCGGTAAACCAGCGGGTGGCGGCAACGACGTTTTCGAACCACCGACGGCTCACAAAGGGAACGTTGCCCGTGCCTTGTTCTACTTTGCAACGAACTACGGCATGCACATCAGCCCTCGCCAAGAAGCTTTCCTTCGCAAATGGCACAAAGAGGACCCTGTTGACCAAGAAGAAATGAACCGCAACGTGGAGATCTTCAAAGTTCAAGGCAACAGAAATCCATTCATCGACCACCCAGAGTTGGTTGACCGTATTAACAAATTCTAATTCGATTCAAAATTCAAAAATGAAAAAGCCAGGGGAAACTCTGGCTTTTTTTTTACACAGAAAACGTGATCAGAAGCTCTTTTATTTGATTGCTCTTATGCCCTTCACGTCCTAGCGTCGAGTGCTCGTAGTGGACTTCTTTGACTTCATTTCTGTATCCGTACTTTTGGGCGGTTTTAATGATCGCCTCTTGGGAAATCATTCCTGTATTTGAGTATGACAACAAGACCGCTTTACCTCGCAGGGCTCCCCATTTAAATATTTCTTCGAAAGCCGATTGTACGGTCATCCCCTGACAAAAGGGAGACTGATGACGATCAGTTCGATAGCGACCCTTATACTGCGGCAGCTGATAGTCATACTTAACCAAAGATTCAGTGGCGTGATAAAACCTAGAGTAATGGACGAAAGAATATGGTGGGTCCGCATAGATCAGATCGTACTTTGCCGCCAATTCATCAGACGCTAAAACATCGCGATAGTCGATCGCAAGGGACATGCCTTTATTTCCCTTAGATGCTCCCAAGTAATCAAAAATCTCGATCAGTTTTTTTAGGAAGTAATCATAAACCACCCGGTCGCGATATAAAAAGACGTCAGTAATTGAATACAACGTTTTTAGATCACGATAAGTCGCAAAATGACCGGTACCTGACGAGCAATAGCTATGAGCATATAACAATGCTGTCATTGCTATATGGTACCCCCTTGAATCGAGGTGGAAAACTTCCTGGATGGCATATCTTAATGAATCAATATCAATCGCCTGCTGCAGACTAAAATAAGCCTCTGCAAAAAGCAGCGTTGTTTGCACATAGGGATATTGCTTTTGATTGGTGCTTCGCTCTTGATATAGTCGCCACAGATTTTCAAGATCTGCGGAAGGAGTCTTAAAACCGTTCGTCGGATTTGGAAAGGTCGCAAAGAATTTTAAGTATTCGTGACGGAGTTCTTCCGTCCAACCTCTTTTCGGAATTTGGACAAAACGATTAGATTCTTTAAGTGATGGCCCCAACAGCGTCGATAGGTCCCAGCGATGCAGTTCAAATTTTTTACGAAGTGGTATTAGCTTTTCTTTAAACTCTTCAATTTCCGACGGGGAAAACGCCCCGATCAAGGCTTCACAGATCACTCGGCTGTAGCTTTGGATATCATTTGATACGATCGAATAGGAGTCTTGCAGGTAAAGCCCGACAGAGCCTGTGCCCGCAAAAAGATCTAAGACTCCACCTTGGCCTTTTAGAATACTGTCGACTTCGGATTTGATATCAGGAAGCAGCTCACGCTTACTTCCCATATATTTCATGACGTGCAGATATTTTTCGTCTGTGCGAAGTTCAATACGTCGTTCTGAGTTAATAGTCTGAATATCCACAGAGATAAGACTACTTGATCAGAACGACGTTTCATTCTTCAAAACGGCTTTTTGATTAAGAACATTTCGCGCGAAGCGCCGACCTTTGCGTATAAATGTCAGAGATCGCTTGTGCCAGATTCTTCATATGGATGGGCTTTGTTAAATAGTCATCCATCCCTGCATCCAAACATTTTTCGCGGTCCCCTGCCATCGCGTGAGCTGTCAAAGCCACGATTGGAATCGTGTGAATTTCAGGGCGGCCATTAGAACGAATCGTGCGAGTCGCCTCGTAACCATCCATTTCCGGCATTTGACAATCCATCAGGACTAAATCGTATTTATTATTTGCTAGCGCTTCCACGGCAAGTCTGCCGTTTTCCACAACTTCGCACGTGGCGCCTAATTTTGTTAGCATGGCTCTTGCGATTGTTTGGTTTACGGCGTTATCTTCAGCAACCAAAATATGCATACCACTGATTGAAGGAACGTCTGTTGCTGTACTTGGAGTTGCTGTCACTTGTTTTTTCTCCTCGCCGATCATCTCTAACGGAACTGTAAACCAAAACTTGGAACCTTGGCCTTCGACGCTATCCACACCGATTTTGCCACCCATTAAGTCTATCAATCCGTGAGCGATCGACAAGCCTAAACCTGTGCCGCCATATTTTCTAGTCATCGAACCGTCAGCTTGCGAAAAGGCCTTAAATAATTTGTCTAACTGATTAGCTGGAATACCGATGCCCGTGTCAGCGACTTCAAAGCGCACAACAGCTTTACCGTTGATGTTTTTTCCTGCCGACAATGCGATGGAGATCTCGCCTTTTTCTGTAAATTTAATCGCATTTCCAACTAGGTTTAATAAGACCTGACAGATACGCCCTGGGTCCCCGTTAAAGCTGCTTCGCAAATCCACTGGTAACATCGTCGTTACTTTTAGATTTTTTGAATCTGCAAACGGCATCACCGAGCGGATTGATTGCTCAACGATATCTTGCAGATCAAACTTCACATTCTCAACACGCATCTTACCAGCTTCCACTTTCGAGAAATCCAAGATGTCGTCCACGATCATCAAAAGATGAGAAGCTGAGTGTTGCACAGTTAAAAGCATTTCTTTTTGCTCTTCGGTTAAATCGGTCATCGCCATCAGTTCACTCATTGCGATCACACCATTTAGTGGAGTGCGAATTTCATGAGACATATTCGTTAGGAAATCTGATTTCGCAGCAGAGGCCTCTTTGAGCGCGCGATTGGCTTCGACCAAACGACGTTCCCGCTCGCGAATGTCTGAGATGTTCACAGAAACACTCATAGAGCCGGTACGTTTTCCGTCCCCATCAAAAAGCGGAACGATTGAAAGATGCAGGTCCACTGTCTTACCGGATTTAGTCACATACTCGAGCTCACCCGCATACTTTTCTAGTCGTTTGTTCACTTGATTTGAAATCGATTCAGTATCGGCTTCGCTGGCTTCAATTGTTTCATAAACACTTCTGCCTAAAAGCTCTTGCTCAGTCCATCCGGTGATTTGTTCATTCGCTTTATTCCAGGTGGTGATTTTTTTATTCTCATCAAATAAAGCAATCCCTACAGGAACCAAGTCGATTAATTTTTTAAGTGTCATGTTAGTAGCTTGCTCACGAGAAACCGCGTTTCTTTGCTCGGTGATATCGTGAAGAGTAATGACTGCACCAAGCTTAGTACCGCCTTTACCAAAGATCGCCTGACCGTTCATTTTCAGCTTAGTTTTTTTACCGGAAACGGAACGGACAACCATTTCCTCGTCTCTGATGAGTTGATCATGCAAAGCCCGATAAAGTGGAATCTCTTCCATCTTCATCAACGTTTCGCCATCAGCGTGGAAGAGTTGAAAATAGGAAGCCCACTTTTCTGGGGGTACATCTTCATCGTAAGCTTGCTCTAAACCATGGAATCTGCGGCTGGCGCCATTTGACAAACTGACTTTGCCGTTTGCATCACACGCAATCACGCCGTCAAAGAGATTTTCTAGAACAGCGTTCAGAAAGTCTTTTTGCTTTTCTAAATCGGCCTGCGCTTTTTGTTTTTCATCGATGTCAGTGATACGTGCTTCCAAGAAATACATCGCCATACGCGCTAAGCGCTCAAGGGACTTGATTTGAGTTTCAGTAAGAGTTTTAGTTTGCGGAGAGAATACACACAAAGACCCGATCACCACGCCATCCGGCGTGATCAGGGGCGCCCCCGCATAGAAGCGCACCTTTAAGCCACTTTTTACAGAAGGCAAATCTTTAAATCGTGGGTCTAAGCTTGCATCTTGAAGCACCATAACTTTGCGCTCTTCGATCATGTGCCCACATATAGTCTGCTCGCGCGGAGCCTCTATAATATCCGTACCGACGTGGGATTTAAACCAGATACGCTCATTATCTACGAAGCCGATCAATGCCATAGGCACATCACAGACTTCAGCTGCTAACTGAGTGATCTCGTCAAATGTTGACTCTGGAAGTGTTCCCAAAATGTTATATCTCTGCAGAGACTGCTGTCGTTTTGTTTCTGGCATATACGTACATCCTCACAATTAACTCTTCGGTGTTAAGGACCTTTGATTAGAGCTCTTTAATGCGAGAGACAGTACGATTCGACGCTTGTAATTTAAGTGTCCTATGGAATCTCAGGCTGGAGCGAATAGCTGAGTTTAGAAGTAATTAAATTCTGAATTAGAGAGATCCGCGCAATTGCGGTCTCTCTAAACTCGGATCTAAGCAGCAATAGAAATGCTTTCTTGTTGCTGCTGTTTTACCAAGATTTGTGTCAATTCCAATGCGGCTTTATCAGCTTGGTTCACACTGTAATAGTAGGCTTTGCCATTTTTCAAATGAATCAAGAGACCTTTTTGCCAAAATTTTGGCGTCACAAAAAAGTTTCTGAAGCCCACTTGTTTAAACCAAAGCTTAAAGGCGAATGGATGGGCGATTCCACGGAATGACTCTACTTTCGAGATTTGCTCCAGAGGAATTAGTTTAGAATAATAAGTCACACTTTTAATCATCAGCTTGCCATCAACCACCATCATCTTTCGTGGCATCAATGCATAAACTCCACAAGCAATTAGAATTGTTCCGAACATCCAAACGACGCTGGAAAGATAGTTTGAAAGAAACAAATGACTTTGAATAAACTGGGACTGTGTCGCAAATCGTGTCAGCAACATCTGGAAATGGATCACTCCCACATAAACTGCAACCAAGCCCAACGCTTCCATCATTTTCACTGGCGGATATTGGATCTTACGAATCCATTGCAAGCGATCATGAGCAAAAGGCTTCGTAAAGAACTTGCGCAAGCCAATAAACGACACAACGGCCGTTAAGAAATACAGAACGTAAATATCAAAGGTAAAGAACAGATACGGAGAATACACCATCTCGTAAGCGTGGTTTTCATTAAACGTCGCCTTTAGACTACTCTTATATTCATCCAATTTCATATTTTGCAAAACTTGGAACGGAGATACAAAGGAGCCGTACTCTTCCAATTGACTGTCATAATGGGAGGCAAGGCTCATCATCTTTTCTGCGTCACGGCCCATCAGCTGATACTGAGAAAGATACAACGTGATGGCCTCTTTCATCTGAGCTTCCGTGATTTGCCCTTCACGGGCTTCTTTCTGGATGTAATCCTTGGCGATATCGATATTTTCTAGCAAATGCTCTTTTGGTGTTTGGAACTGAATGGCCCCATAGCCATAACCGCGATTGAAATACACACTCGCGTTGGCAGAGTACGTTTGCCCTTTGATGTTACGAATTTCTTTCATCAAGCGATGAGTTAAAAACTCCATATAGAGCTGAGCGATTTCGGTATCTTTAAAGGACATATTCCATGCTTTAGCACCGAGGTACACATAAGGATTTCCATCCCACAATGTGCGACGAACAAAGGGACGTTCCACTGGATTCGGAGTTTCAGGGGCTGGCATCTTTTTGCCCTCTTTCGCTGGCAATGAACCCCATGTCTTTTCAATCTCGGCCATCATTTGTGCGCGGTCATACTTACCCGCCACAAATAATTTCATATTCGCTGGGTAGTACCAATCGGCATAGTGCTTTTCCAATTGTGCAGGTTCCAATTTGCGGTTGGAAAGTTGTTCTTCCGTGCGTGTGAAACGATCTTCGTTACCCTTGATGCCGAATTCACTTTTCCAAAACCCAGGTTCACGCAGATAACTTGGATAAAGATAATCCATCGGGTTGAAACCCAGAGTTTCAGAAATAGGCCCCGGGCGCCCGATCTCAAGTTCGACGGTGCCTTTTTCTTTCTGCACGAACTCTGGCAAGATACTTGGAACAAGAATCATTTTACCAAAGCTTTCCAAAAGCCACGTGCCCTTTTTAGCAGGGATCGAACCAAAGTAACTTGTCACGCGACTGGATGTGGAACCATTGGCCTCGCCACCCGCTTCACGGATCAACTGCAAATATGTCATTTCGTCTTTCAAGGATTTATCGCGGAACAAAACGTGCTCTAGCAAATGCGAAATGCCGTATTCACCCGATTTCTCGATATCCCAACCAACCCCCACTTCAAGACGCAGTGAAGTTGTCGTGGCTTCATCACTTGGAGCCAAGAAAACCTGCATACCGTTTTTTAGTTTGATGTGTTCGATCTTTTTATAAGGATCCTCACCGATTTCAGCAGCGGCGAAAATTTGAACAGAAAAGATAAGTGCGATTAAAGAAATAAGTAGTTGTTTCATGCCACACCTATCGGAATAAACTTTTAAAAGTTTACAGCCTAAGGCTAGACAATAGACCAGTTGCCCCTCGAAAATTCGCCTCCTATAATCAGAACATGAAAACAATTTACTATGGCGCCACAAGTTTAAACGGCTTCATCGCGGACGAAAACAACTCCTTGGATTGGCTTTTCCAATTCAGCGACGGAGACGTCCCGCAGTCTTATACAAACTTTATTAAGGATGTAGGCGCCATCTGCATGGGCTCACATACATATGAGTGGATGTGGGAGAATCAAATTTCCAAGGCCGAGGATCCTGCGAAGGCTTGGCCGTATCAGATGCCTGCGTTTGTCTTTACGACTCGAAAGCTGGTTGAGATCCCTGGTGCTGATGTTCGCTTTGTTCAGGGCGATGTCCGCCCGGTGTTTGAGGCGATGAAGAACGCTGCTGGTGGCAAGAATCTTTGGGTTGTTGGTGGTGGGGAACTCGCTGCTAAGTTTTACGATGCGGGATTGTTGGATGAATTGATCTTGCAAGTTGCACCGTTAACGCTAGCAGGAGGTGCTCCCCTGTTTCCTAGAAAGATCCACCCGCCGATGAAGCTAATCTCGGCGGAAGCGATTAAGAATTTGTTTGTTGAATTGAAATATAAAATTTCTCAGAAAGAATCATAAATCCAAAAATCTTCAGTTATCGAAATCAACACCAAAGCTATTCGAAAACTTTTTCATATCCAGCACAAACTTACGTTCACTTAATCTAATATTTTCAATTTCAATGGAAACTTCCTCCCCATTCAAAGATTTTCGAAGATTCTGATGTAAAATACTTTGATTTGATAAAAAGTTATTTAAATCTTCCGGCTTAAGATTATCTCCGACCCAGAGTTTTACTTCTGTTTTTTCATCCTGCGGTTTGCCAAAGTATATTACTCCGTCGATTATAAATCGATTAAATTCTTTTGCAGACCGAACCGGATGACCGTCAATCTCCATGCCATTAAAAAGCCTCTGACCAAGTACAAGACAAGTGTGAATAGCTTCGTCGCCATTAATTTCAAATCCAACTTTACCATTGATATATTCTACAAAACCGGCTGTCTGAAACAAAGTCCTTGCTTTGCTAAGTTGTGATGTTCCTTTCTTTACGGCATCCCAAAGACTTCTAACTTCAAATGAATCGGTCGGAAGCAATGAGTTTTTAAATTCAAAAATATATAAATTCTTTCCCAGTTTAAAAATGAAATCAAAATCCCCCGATATACCTTTAAATCTGAAATCAACTTCTCGCGAATACATCGTCGTTTTATTAGAAATAGATTTAACCAGCAGATCACCTATCGGATCAGTCATTCCTCCAGAATCCAATCTCAACTTTGTGGTGAAAAGTGCATTTCTAACCACGCTAGACATATCCAATGTCAACAAAAGTAAAAACATTTTATTATTTATACGAACAAGCGGAGAATAGAAAGGCTCAAAAAAATTGGATTCTTTAGGATTATAAGTTACAATTTGAAGTATCGCGGCAATTTGCACCGAGGAGAACCCAACGGCTTTTAACATGTTTTCTGTTTCTCCAATAGGTTGAAATGTCAGCAAGGAGTTTCGATACTCTTGAGAAAACAATCCTTTAGCGTATAGCTGATGCAAAGATTCATGTTTGATACGTGCAAAAAACTTCATAACTCTCTTGAACTTAACCAAATCAAGAACAGTTAAGTCCTCATGCAATTTAAAATCCATCAGCGCTGAGGATGAGGCCATAAGGTCATAGCAGATCTTTTCTAAAAAATGTGCTTCGTCTGGAAAAACACCATCCTTTAGTAGTTCCTCACCTAAAGCTTTCAAATAAGGTTCAGGGATTTGAATTTTAACCCGGACCGAGCCGCCCCGCCCCACGATTGGAGCAACTAGGGTAAGTTTGTTTTTAACCAAATTGGAAACAGCGTCGTCCAATCCCTGATTAGATAAAAACTTGGTCCTTGATGCAAAAATCATTTCTTGTAACAAGTTTGCCGTCCAACCAGTCTGGTAGAACTCCTCAAAACCGTCCAGTGGATGAAACAAGAAGTAGTGGTTTTCGGAAACGATATCCAATTCGTATCCCAAGAAAAGAATCTTAGATTTTAGCTCATGAAACTTCCTAAGTGTAATTCCAAGATCAACAATTTTATCTAGACTCGTGAAATCATAATCTCTACCGCCAAGATTGTCTGGAAATGTATTTGCTGATTTGACCTCAAAATAATTACCTATCAAGTAACCAATCGCAGACAACTTTTCTTCCGTCGATACCATAGCTCCGGTGAAGTCAGGAGTTGAGGGACGACTCCAAACCAGATGCTCTATGTACATCAGAAGACGCACAACCACATAGCGATCCGCATTCATGAGCTGCCAAAGCGTATGCTCGACATTTTCTTTTGAATCCATGATAAGAGCTAATCGCTTCAAAGACTTTAACCTTGTTTGCCACTCAGGGAGCTTTTCCCATGCAATCGCCAAATCCAAGACCTTAACCGCCCATTGCGTATTATCAGCATTAAAAAACATCACTTGAACTATTTCTCGAGGCAAATCACAAGGAACAGGAGAACTCCAAAGGATCAGAATAAATGGTTTAAGTGCCTTCCCGACTCTCCCCTTACCGAAATTATTTACAAATTCGGACACCAGGAATGCACTCTCTGCCTTACTGAGCGCACGGCACTTAATTCTGTCTGACGAAGGATGCTCAGCAGAAATATCAACACCTATTTCATTAAAATAGGTTTCGAGCGTTCCTGGTATGTTCATTAAAACCTCCACCACCACTGATCTTCGACCATGCCCTGGTTCCAGAAATATTCTACGATTTTCAAATTTAAATATTTGATTTCATCACAACAAAACGGCAGTACACGACAGCCTCTCTCTCTCGTCTGCGCAACAACTTGCGCCAGAGAGGACCTGCCGATCTCAACTTTTATTGATCGCCAACAAAGGGATAATCAGGAGAGTCACTATTAATTTCATTCTGCTGATTATATTCCTCTATCAGCTCCTGAGTCGGGACCGAATAAACACACGTAGGACTAACTGAACCGTCATTACAAACAAGCGAACTACCTGAGTATAGCGCCTGACCAGAGGCACATTGCGCCCCAAATCCACCATGACTAGAACAACAACCCGAATGCGACTTCCTCATCGTCTGACACGAAGAAGACGCAGACGAGGATGATCCATCCTTACCACACGACGAAATAACCATAGCCGATGAGATCAAAAACAATATTCTCAAAAACACATACCACCTCAAGATGTCAACAAACTATAGTATATTTACACATACTAACCAAATTGTCTCGAGACCAAGGTCTATTAACTCAAATATTTTTTCCAGCTATTTTTGGAGTAACTAATTCCCCGCGCGCTTCAACGCATCCATAATCACAAGCTCGCGTTCGATGCGGTAAAAGAGAATCTTCTCTTCCAACCCATCGGACTCCTTGTTTTCTGGTGCGGAGAAGAAGTCGCGGAGGATTTCGACTTTCTTATCGATTGTGACTCGCGTGGATTCTCTGCCGTCGGCAGTTCCTTTTGCGAAGGTGAAGATCAATTTATAGCGGATGCCACTGGAAGGTGGACGTGCAACATCTGGTGCTAACCAACCATCGATACCTTTGATGTATTCTGTTTCAATAACACCAGTGTCTTGGTTTTCTTGAGCGATCGGGAATTTGATCACAGCGTGGGCTGCTCTCCATACGTTGTCGTAGGGGGCGAAGAACACTCTTTGTTTGTTGAATTTAGCCATCTGCTGATTTGAAGAAGGCCTTTTGTCAAAAAGGCTGCAACCCATAACGGTGCAGCCTGTGATGATCACAAGAGATAAGAAGATAGTTCTAGAAGTTAACCGAGCTGTGTGTGACATGTGTTGCGGCTTCAATCATAGCAGCACCCATTGGCGCTTGTGAAGCCGTTTGTGAGCCTAAAAAGTTCACTTCCCAACGTTTAACGCCAGTCATTAGAGTGTCGTTCGGGAATGTTGGGACTTTCATGCTTGCTACCCATTTGTCAGCGTAAACTTCCCAAGTTTGGTTCATCAATTTCACTTTATCGGCGCCCATTTGCACTTGGA is a window of Bdellovibrio sp. SKB1291214 DNA encoding:
- a CDS encoding endonuclease I family protein; the protein is MKAMLSFVLVVCSLFITVSGQAALQSEGIPYYGEQFYRDLSSGVSNDELKDKLQHILLAKHKVVQGSYDEVSDNCSGQGCYEHVVLGYDGARTWMMGTYYITKVDGQYAIPDMYCAKYRTASEFSGNGAPAPGRYPDGNILNTEHTWPQSRFSNEFNKNMQKSDLHHLYPTDNEMNSTRGNYEFGEVVQDAKKLKCPVSRFGKPAGGGNDVFEPPTAHKGNVARALFYFATNYGMHISPRQEAFLRKWHKEDPVDQEEMNRNVEIFKVQGNRNPFIDHPELVDRINKF
- a CDS encoding DNA adenine methylase, with the translated sequence MDIQTINSERRIELRTDEKYLHVMKYMGSKRELLPDIKSEVDSILKGQGGVLDLFAGTGSVGLYLQDSYSIVSNDIQSYSRVICEALIGAFSPSEIEEFKEKLIPLRKKFELHRWDLSTLLGPSLKESNRFVQIPKRGWTEELRHEYLKFFATFPNPTNGFKTPSADLENLWRLYQERSTNQKQYPYVQTTLLFAEAYFSLQQAIDIDSLRYAIQEVFHLDSRGYHIAMTALLYAHSYCSSGTGHFATYRDLKTLYSITDVFLYRDRVVYDYFLKKLIEIFDYLGASKGNKGMSLAIDYRDVLASDELAAKYDLIYADPPYSFVHYSRFYHATESLVKYDYQLPQYKGRYRTDRHQSPFCQGMTVQSAFEEIFKWGALRGKAVLLSYSNTGMISQEAIIKTAQKYGYRNEVKEVHYEHSTLGREGHKSNQIKELLITFSV
- a CDS encoding ATP-binding protein — encoded protein: MPETKRQQSLQRYNILGTLPESTFDEITQLAAEVCDVPMALIGFVDNERIWFKSHVGTDIIEAPREQTICGHMIEERKVMVLQDASLDPRFKDLPSVKSGLKVRFYAGAPLITPDGVVIGSLCVFSPQTKTLTETQIKSLERLARMAMYFLEARITDIDEKQKAQADLEKQKDFLNAVLENLFDGVIACDANGKVSLSNGASRRFHGLEQAYDEDVPPEKWASYFQLFHADGETLMKMEEIPLYRALHDQLIRDEEMVVRSVSGKKTKLKMNGQAIFGKGGTKLGAVITLHDITEQRNAVSREQATNMTLKKLIDLVPVGIALFDENKKITTWNKANEQITGWTEQELLGRSVYETIEASEADTESISNQVNKRLEKYAGELEYVTKSGKTVDLHLSIVPLFDGDGKRTGSMSVSVNISDIRERERRLVEANRALKEASAAKSDFLTNMSHEIRTPLNGVIAMSELMAMTDLTEEQKEMLLTVQHSASHLLMIVDDILDFSKVEAGKMRVENVKFDLQDIVEQSIRSVMPFADSKNLKVTTMLPVDLRSSFNGDPGRICQVLLNLVGNAIKFTEKGEISIALSAGKNINGKAVVRFEVADTGIGIPANQLDKLFKAFSQADGSMTRKYGGTGLGLSIAHGLIDLMGGKIGVDSVEGQGSKFWFTVPLEMIGEEKKQVTATPSTATDVPSISGMHILVAEDNAVNQTIARAMLTKLGATCEVVENGRLAVEALANNKYDLVLMDCQMPEMDGYEATRTIRSNGRPEIHTIPIVALTAHAMAGDREKCLDAGMDDYLTKPIHMKNLAQAISDIYTQRSALRAKCS
- a CDS encoding M16 family metallopeptidase, giving the protein MKQLLISLIALIFSVQIFAAAEIGEDPYKKIEHIKLKNGMQVFLAPSDEATTTSLRLEVGVGWDIEKSGEYGISHLLEHVLFRDKSLKDEMTYLQLIREAGGEANGSTSSRVTSYFGSIPAKKGTWLLESFGKMILVPSILPEFVQKEKGTVELEIGRPGPISETLGFNPMDYLYPSYLREPGFWKSEFGIKGNEDRFTRTEEQLSNRKLEPAQLEKHYADWYYPANMKLFVAGKYDRAQMMAEIEKTWGSLPAKEGKKMPAPETPNPVERPFVRRTLWDGNPYVYLGAKAWNMSFKDTEIAQLYMEFLTHRLMKEIRNIKGQTYSANASVYFNRGYGYGAIQFQTPKEHLLENIDIAKDYIQKEAREGQITEAQMKEAITLYLSQYQLMGRDAEKMMSLASHYDSQLEEYGSFVSPFQVLQNMKLDEYKSSLKATFNENHAYEMVYSPYLFFTFDIYVLYFLTAVVSFIGLRKFFTKPFAHDRLQWIRKIQYPPVKMMEALGLVAVYVGVIHFQMLLTRFATQSQFIQSHLFLSNYLSSVVWMFGTILIACGVYALMPRKMMVVDGKLMIKSVTYYSKLIPLEQISKVESFRGIAHPFAFKLWFKQVGFRNFFVTPKFWQKGLLIHLKNGKAYYYSVNQADKAALELTQILVKQQQQESISIAA
- a CDS encoding dihydrofolate reductase family protein yields the protein MKTIYYGATSLNGFIADENNSLDWLFQFSDGDVPQSYTNFIKDVGAICMGSHTYEWMWENQISKAEDPAKAWPYQMPAFVFTTRKLVEIPGADVRFVQGDVRPVFEAMKNAAGGKNLWVVGGGELAAKFYDAGLLDELILQVAPLTLAGGAPLFPRKIHPPMKLISAEAIKNLFVELKYKISQKES